A genomic window from Lotus japonicus ecotype B-129 chromosome 1, LjGifu_v1.2 includes:
- the LOC130714203 gene encoding uncharacterized protein LOC130714203, with protein sequence MKSLISDQSRLPRVIVTDRDLALLSAASQSLPTTTHLLCLWHINKCVLAKCKEYVGTDDFAQEVMDKWAELVDAPTVPEFEAHWIELFNMCKHKHKLKFATYCSTTWLVHKQKFAKAWTNHVMHFGTTTSNRAEGAHASLKLMLRNSKGDLATSWDASHSLTTNRHTEIVASFERSMNKIDHLFKTPFYTNIRGFVSIKCLKLIDAELTRMRACGGRCDCLLRETHGLPCGCQLADYERIPYEAIHPFWKSLSWEHVPVADTGSSDICGLNHGEMHPEVEALTRYFHSLGTGGQSMVRRKLQAIYCPERSTLCTPELRIKSNRTPKLKESKQPKGRAIGSLTRDPSAFELTDKKIKEEKKSSQPAKRKKRVKKSDTSHFMCNFPAFLHPYIGTITDVEDDGNCGYRSIAALMGHSAGQDGWPWVRATLIQELETNVVMYNRMWGTDVVDGLHNRLTLPIGDPATPDKWFQLPEMGYLVATKYQLVLVSLSSMGCNTYFPLIGAGPRDEHSVIAIGHVINHWVQLQLTPGHPMPTIAPQWEWHSDLASKYWRNLYGPRLGMYDAQFQAWLGAFSGHADYVDITTD encoded by the exons tcccaccaccacccatttactatgcttgtggcacatcaacaagtgtgttttggcaaagtgcaaagagtatgttggcacggatgattttgctcaagaggttatggacaagtgggccgaattggtagatgctccaacagttccagaatttgaagctcattggattgaattgtttaacatgtgcaagcataaacacaagttgaaatttgccacttattgttctactacatggttggtccacaagcagaaatttgccaaggcatggacaaatcatgtgatgcattttggaacaacaacaagtaacag ggctgaaggtgcacatgccagcttgaagttgatgttgcggaacagtaagggtgacctggccacatcatgggatgcgtcgcatagtttgaccaccaatcgccacactgagatagtagcatcgtttgagcgcagtatgaataaaattgatcaccttttcaagacccctttctacacaaatattagGGGATTTGTGTCAATCAAATGCCTGAAACTCATTGATGCTGAACTGACAAGAATGCGAGCCTGCGGCGGCAGATGCGATTGcttattgagagagactcatggactaccttgcggttgtcaacttgcag attatgagaggattccgtacgaggccattcatccattctggaagagcctaagttgggagcatgtacctgttgcagatactggcagctcagatatttgcggactaaaccatggagagatgcacccagaagttgaggcactgacacgttatttccattctttgggtactggagggcagagtatggtaaggaggaagcttcaagcgatATATTGTCCTGAAAGGAGTACACTATGTACTCCTGAGCTTCGGATAAAGTCCAACCGCACTCCTAAGTTGAAAGAGAGCAAACAACCCAAGGGtcgagcaataggatccttgactcgtgatccttcagcgtttgaacttacagacaagaagattaaagaggaaaagaagtcttcacaaccagcaaagaggaagaagcgtgtgaagaagtctgatacaagccatttcatgtgtaactttccagcctttctccatccatatattggcacaattacagatgttgaggatgatggtaactgtggctatagatccATTGCTGCATTAATGGGGCATTCCGCCGGTCAGGACGGTTGGCCTTGGGTTAGGGCTACATTGATACAAGAACTTGAGACCAATGTGGTAATGTATAATAGGATGTGGGGCACAGATGTTGTTGATGGCTTACATAATCGTCTCACTCTTCCTATTGGTGACCCGGCCACCCCTGACAAATGGTttcaactgccagagatgggataccttgttgcCACAAAGTACCAATTGGTTCTCGTATCCTTATCCTCTATGGGTTGTAACACATACTTTCCACTGATAGGAGCCGGCCCACGAGATGAGCATTCTGTTATAGCTATTGGACATGTGATAAATCACTGGGTACAG CTCCAATTAACTcctggacatcctatgccgaCTATTGCTCCCCAGTGGGAATGGCACAGTGATCTTGCCTCCAAATACTGGCGCAACCTATATGGTCCACGTTTAGGCATGTATGATGCACAATTCCAAGCTTGGCTTGGTGCTTTTAGTGGTCATGCGGACTATGTGGACATCACCACAGATTGA